The Triticum urartu cultivar G1812 chromosome 6, Tu2.1, whole genome shotgun sequence genome includes the window gtttctcatttatggaggtgacgaagagctcgtcgtaaagggttacgtcgatgctagcttcgacacagatctggatgactctaagccacaaaccggatacgtgtatattttgaatgatggggcagtaagctggtgcagttgcaagcaaagcgttgtggcgggatctacatgtgaagcggagtacatggcagcctcggaggcagcacaagaagcagtctgggtgaaggagttcattaccgacctaggagtcatacccaatgcgtcgggcccgatgactctcttctgtgacaacactggagctattgcccttgccaaggagcccaggtttcacaggaagaccaagcatatcaagcgtcgcttcaactccattcgtgaaagtgttcaaaatggagacatagagatttgtaaagtacatacggacctgaatgtggcagatccgttgactaaacctctccctagagcaaaacatgatcaacaccagaactgcatgggtgttcgattcatcacaatgtaactagactattgactctagtgcaagtgggagactgttggaaatatgccctagaggcaataataaaatggttattattatatttctttgttcatgataattgtctattattcatgctataattgtgttatccggaaatcgtaatacatgtgtgaatacatagaccacaacacgtccctagtgaacctctagttgactagctagttgatcaaaagatagtcatggtttcctgactatggacattggatgtcattgataacgggatcacatcattaggagaatgatgtaatggacaagacccaatcctaagcatagctcaaagatcatgtagttcgtttgttgtagcttttccgaatgtcaagtatcattttcttagaccatgagattgtgcaactcctggataccgtaggagtgctttgggtgtgccaaacgtcataacgtaactgggtgactataaaggtacactacaggtatatccgaaagtgtctgttgtgttggcacgaatcgagactgggatttgtcactccgtatgacggagaggtatctctgggcccactcggtaatgcatcatcataatgagctcaatgtgaccaagtggttgatcacgggatcatgcattacgacacgagtaaagtgacttgccggtaacgagattgaacgaggtattgggataccgacgatcgagtctcgggcaagtaacgtaccgattgacaaagggaattatatacggattgattgaatcctcgacatcgtggttcatccgatgagatcatcgtggagcatgtgggagccaacatgggtatccagatcccgctgttggttattgaccggagagtcgtctcggtcatgtctgcatgtctcccgaacccgtaggatctacacacttaaggttcagtgacgctagggttgtagagatattagtatgcagtaacccgaaagttgttcggagtcccggatgagatcccggacgtcacgaggagttccgaaatggtccggaggtaaagatttatatataggaagtctagtttcggccatcgggaaggtttcgagagtcgccggtattgtaccgggaccatcgaagggtcccgggggtccaccgggtggggcgtccccccttgggcctcccctgcgcctagggttgggaaaccctaggggtgggggcgccccccacttggcttgggggggaagccaccccttggcgccgcccccttggagatccatctccctAGGGCCGCCCctcaaggcccctatataaagaaagggggagggagggcagccgcacctttgctcttggcgcctccctctccctccgtaacacctctcctccccgcttgcgcttggcgaagccctgtcgggatcctgctgcatccaccaccacgccgtcgtgctgctggatcttcatcaacctctccttcccccttgctggatcaagttggaggagacgtcttcccaaccgtacgtgtgttgaacgtggaggtgccgtccgttcggcacttggtcgtcggtgatttggatcacgtcgagtatgactccatcaaccccgttctcttgaacgcttccacgcgcgatctacaagggtatgtagatgcacccctctctccctcgttgctagatgactccatagattgatcttggtgatgcgtagaaaattttaaaattctgctacgttacccaacaagCAGGGCGTGGCCTCTCTCCCTGTTGCGGTTCAGGTTGGGAGCACGGCCAGGGACTGACCCCCCTGTACCGAGGAAACTGCCGTTGAATGTGGTCGTGAACGACCAGTGCAGCCACCACAAGATCTTCATCATCCGATGAACAAAGGAAATGATGGAAGAAAAACTCGTCTCTACTGTCCATACCTTTGTGGGCAAAATGCCAAACACCTTGCGGTCGTGGTGGCGAAGAGGCCGCGATGATCACCTCGACGCAGCAGGGGTGGTTGTCGGCCGGCTACTGGCCGCTCTGGAGCTCTCGTCGAAAGCTGCCGAGGCCGCCGTGGTACGTCGCCGGCGGTCGTCTCCCCTCTACGACCGGCAAAGACGACGACGGCCAAACCTCCGATCGACGGCCAAAACTACGGCCAAAGCGCGGGCGTGGTAGCGACCATGTCGAGACATGGTTTGGTAGGGACGGCCGGGGGCTGCACGGTGAGGAGGTGGCCGGGGCTGCGCGGTGAGGAGGCGACCAGAGAAtagcggcggcgccggcggcggggcgggaGAGAGAGGATGGAAGCGTTAGGAGCGAAGGGACTACTAGTGTACCCGACAGGCGGGCTACGGGGGGACAAGGGCGTCCAGGCCGTCCGCGCGCGTCCGTTTCACGAGCGCAAGTTTGAGTCAGAGATGGGTCGAAAACGGGCGAAATCCGAACATTTGTCCATTTGAGGACGCCTCCTAGGCCGCGCTATTCGTCCGTTTTACCTCAAACGGACGCGCGCGGACAAGATGGgatcgcgcggtggagttggcctgaCTTCTTTGAGTAATATATCCAGCCGGGGAAAACCCCCTCCCCCATGATTCTAAAAAAATAATGTGCACTGTAATCTCTGATTCATACATTGAAGAAAGACATAGATTCACACACTGAAGAAAGAAAGGCTCTCCGAGACTAGGGTATCCAGCTTAAGAGGCCCCTCGCGCCTCAATAGATCAGCCTCCTTCCTACCCCTCTCACCATCGGAATCATCCCCACAGACAGTAGGCTTTGCTGCCAGTGATCAAAGAGGTCGGAGCGGGAAGTGTGTAATGAATCAGGGGCCCTTCTTTTTCTCTCCGCTGAAACTGGTCGCCGAAGGGTGACACAAGGATCGGTTAGGCGCGTCCAGATGCCTCGCCCACCGATACGAGGCGCTAACTGGTCGACCAGCGGCTAGCATCACCCttttactccctctgttcctaaatatttgtttttttagatATTTTAACAAGTAATTACATACGCAAAATGAgtaaatctacactctaaaatatgtctatatacatcctatatgtggtagtccatttaaaatctaaaaaagacaaatatttaggaacagagggagtattaaaTATGACAGCTCCAGACGTCAAAAAGCAAAAATGACAGCTTATATTCAGCACACTTATATTCGGCACTCCCAAATAAAAAACAGCCGAACAGAATCTATTTACTGTCACTATTTACTGTCACATCACACTCTTATACATGGCCTTGGAAAGAGTTGACTTTCAATGATTCAAGCAATTGCACATATGAAGGGAAAACATATTAGCACCCAGATATTGACATTTGACATAGAAAATGAAGCAAGGGCCAATTTCAAGTAGGCTTTCGATGCTAGGTCAACCAAAGTTTCTAACAAGTCATGCATGCTACTTGCAAATTATTTCCTTAACACTCCAACAGATTGGTCTGGGATAAACCATCCGAGAAACTCATACTGTATTTTGTATGGCCGAGATCCTTGAATACCAAACTTAGCAACAGTTTAAGTTGGGATCAACTCTACAGCTACCGCAATAGGACAGCAGTTTATACTATACTGTTAAGTACTAGCACTAATGCATCTTGTAACAATGGTATTTCTCTAAATTGTGTTGCAAAGAAACATAACAAGCATTGCACTGATTGCGTTGCAAAGAAACATAATAAGAGTTCTGAAGTTCCAGCTAGGCATTCCCTGTCTTTATTAGTCCCTCTGGAATTTTTTTATAAGACGTTTTTAGAGTGTCAAAAAAATTTCTTATATTAAGTTACATTAGCAGTACTACAGAAAAGGGTCGATGATAATTGGACTTTCCAGTGCAATACCACTGCTGATCAAAGATGTctgctccctccgttccataatttgaactaaaaccatgacAAGAATTATGGAACAGGGGGAGTACTAATTAAGTATCCCGACTAGACCAACGTTTTCATTATAATCGCTAAAATTGCAAACTAATACCACTACCGGAAGTGCTCTGCGTACAATAAAAGCCTCATACGATCTTATCCCAGCTATACAGAAAATAAAATGGACGGCTGCTATCGAGTGTCGTACACAGATAGTACAGAAATCATCGTATGTGTGGCGGAACTCATATACAACTACTGATCAAAGAGATTTGCGAATTAAGTACCCCTAGTTAGACCAATGTTTCAACAAAATTGCAAACTAATACCACTACTTATCAAAGAGATTCGCGAATTAAGTATCCCTAGTAGACCAATGTTTCAACAGAATTGCAAACTAATACCACTACTACTTATCAACGAGACCATCTATGCATGATCAACAACAtaaaacagcaagaattgaagctAATTAATTAGCTTAGCATCTGCTCATGCCCAGCACAGCCACGAGCAGAAATAACACAACAACAAGCATATCCATAATCATAATCATTAGAACAAGGAAGAGAACAAAAGCAACTCACAGAGATGATACTAATCAATAATAATTTGCAATCATAAAATATTTCATAAAGTTATAGAGATGATTTCAAAGAAGAGGGGTTCAATTTTCCGTGCTAATAGAATGCGACTTGCAATTGCAAGGTCAATCAAAAGTACATGGTTATCCTAGTGCATCAACTCCTCGAGGAAATCACGGGCATATTGCTTACAAAATTTCACTGCACTTGCAGCATTGATTAAGTGAAAATTGAGCTATCCTGGTTGATCATCAAACTCCTAACAAATCACTAAATTGTCTTGCAAAGGAACATAATAAGAGTTAACTGAAGTTCCAGCTAAGCATCCCCTGTGTTTATTTGCGATGATAATTGGATTTTCCAGTGCAACATCACTGCTCGTCAAAGAGATATGCTAATCAAGTATACCTACTAGACTAACGTCTTCAATAAAATGGCTAAAATTGCACCTGTATGATCAAAGAGATTGGGGAATCAGGTATCTCTAGTATACTAATGTTTTCAATAATAAAATCAAACACCATCTATGCAAGATAAACAACGCACAACAGCAAGAATCGAAGCTAATTTATTAGCATAGCATCAGCTCGTTCCCAACACAGCCACAATTGAGCAGAAATAACATAGCAACAATCCATAACCGATCGAACTATAAAGAGAACCTCGCAGAGATGATATTAATCAAGGATAAGTTAAGGCACTTGCATATATTAACCAAACAACACGAGATCCAAGGGCAACGCAGCAGTGCGATACTTAGATTGATCACCGAAAGGTCTCCAGATGCCTCGAAATTGTTTCACTTCACCGATAACCTAACTAGATAGACCGCAAGTACCATATCGACAGAACGACCTCCCAGCCTCATTACTAGTACCGGAAGACGCCTCGATCAGGCCAGATCGGAGTCGTCGAAGTCGGCGCCGTCGAAGGTGTTGAAGAAGCCGGCGAAGGGGAGGGGGCCGCGCGCCTCGTTCCCGCGGCCGCCCATGCGGTGGGAGTGGAGGAGGTCCccctcgtcgtcgtcgtcgaggaAGCCGGCGCCGGCGGCGCTGCGGGGGGAGTCGTCGATGTCCATGAGCGTGGTGATGGCGTCGTcctccatggcggcggcggccgcggcggcggcggagcgcgGGGAGATCGGGGCGGCGGCTGGGACGTAGCGGATAGGGTTTTGGCCGGGCGTGCCGGGGTGGTGGCGGGGATGATGGGGCGTCGGTGGGCCGCGCGGGGTGCGGAGCAGCCTTTGGTGCCGGGGCGTCCTGACGTCCATCTTGTGGGTTGCGGCGGCTATTAACCTGGCGTGGCTGGGTTTGGAGATCTGTGCGTGCGTGCCTTGCTGGCCCACGGCTTATTTTTATATGGACGGAGACGCTGCGTTTTCGTTTCGTTTTCCGTTTCCTCGGAAGAGACGATGGTGTTCTTCCTTCCGGGACGCCTCTTGAACTTTTTTTTTCTGGAAAAAATTCCAATCTATTCATCTTTAATAATGATAGTATAAAAAAACAACAAAGGTAATAAAAATTATAACCATGTCCATGGATCACCTAGcaacgactacaagcactg containing:
- the LOC125513567 gene encoding uncharacterized protein LOC125513567, translating into MDVRTPRHQRLLRTPRGPPTPHHPRHHPGTPGQNPIRYVPAAAPISPRSAAAAAAAAMEDDAITTLMDIDDSPRSAAGAGFLDDDDEGDLLHSHRMGGRGNEARGPLPFAGFFNTFDGADFDDSDLA